CTCTTCTCGATTATCTCATGGACCCTCGCCGGGTTTTCGGACAGGTTGACGTCCTCGAACTTTATTTTCTTTTCCTTGAGAAAATCCTTGGCCATGACACAGTAAGGGCAGGTCGTGGTCGAATAAACTACAACATTCTTCGCCATAAAAAAAACGCCTCCAAAATTTATTCCATAAATAATTGCCCGCGCAGGGTTAATATTGTTAGCTTTTAACACTTAAAACCCTGGTTTAATGTTGCCGGCCACAATGGCAAATGCAGGGGTTACGCCTTTTTCAGCGCCTCCGCAACAGCCGCATCCAGAACCGAAAAATCGCTTTCGCCCACCAAAGCCTTGCCTCCGATGAAAAACGTCGGGGTGCCGTAAATGCCCGCTTTCTTTCCCTCGGCAAGCGTTACATCAACAATCGCCGAACCATTTCCGGCAAAATAGCATTCGCGCAGTTTCTTCTCGTCAGCGCCTGCCTTGGACGCCAGGCCGAAAATGAATCCGATGCCCTTCTGCCTGAATTCATCCTGGTTGTCAAACAGGGCTGTTGCAAACTCAATGAACTTTCCCTGCGCGGCCGCGCACGCCGCAATTTCTGCGGCAGGCCTGCTGAAAGGATGGTTTTCAAGCGGAAAAAACTTCCAGACAAAATGAACCCTGCCGCCATAATTTTCAATGAGCTGTTTTGTCGCGGGCCACGCCTTTTTCGTGTAAGGGCACGAAAAACATCCGAAAATGAAAACCGTTTCATTGGCATCCGGGTTGCCGAGGGAAATTCCCTCAATTGCAGTGGGCACGGCAAGGCTTTCCGGCGCCGGAGCTGCGGCAGACGAACCATTGCCGAATGCCGCATTGTAAATGCAGAAGCCGCTGCTGTCCGGGCCGTTGCAGTTCCCGTAGGCCCAGAAGTTGTAGGCGCCCCAGGCCGAAAGCGCGATGCTTGCAATCATGAGCAAAGTGAAAAACCAGGACAATGCCTCGAAGTGCTTGAAAACAAACCTGCCGAGGCCCTCATGCTTTTCGAGGATTTTCGCGGAAATCCTCATTTTCATTTTCCTGTCAAACGAAGTATTGCATTTCCGGAAAGTGATGCGCCTGAAAACGCAGTCGAACGCCTCCAATGCAAGCCGCCGGTACTTCGCGGAAAAAATGCCTAGAACTGCGAAAACAACCAAGGCTATCAGGCAAATCATCCGGGCACCCGAAAAACAATACACAAAACAATGCGTTTTGTTTTAATTGCTTTCCCCGGAAAGTTTCGACTGGACAACCGCCTCGAATTCAGCCAAGGTCTTCGCGCCGACAACCTTCTCGCCGTTGATGAAAAACGTCGGCGTAGCGTTCAGG
The sequence above is drawn from the Candidatus Diapherotrites archaeon genome and encodes:
- a CDS encoding glutaredoxin family protein produces the protein MAKNVVVYSTTTCPYCVMAKDFLKEKKIKFEDVNLSENPARVHEIIEKSGQTGVPVIDVDGKIIVGFNKPELKKALGLN
- a CDS encoding DsbA family protein, with product MICLIALVVFAVLGIFSAKYRRLALEAFDCVFRRITFRKCNTSFDRKMKMRISAKILEKHEGLGRFVFKHFEALSWFFTLLMIASIALSAWGAYNFWAYGNCNGPDSSGFCIYNAAFGNGSSAAAPAPESLAVPTAIEGISLGNPDANETVFIFGCFSCPYTKKAWPATKQLIENYGGRVHFVWKFFPLENHPFSRPAAEIAACAAAQGKFIEFATALFDNQDEFRQKGIGFIFGLASKAGADEKKLRECYFAGNGSAIVDVTLAEGKKAGIYGTPTFFIGGKALVGESDFSVLDAAVAEALKKA